Proteins encoded in a region of the Streptomyces sp. NBC_00513 genome:
- a CDS encoding DNA translocase FtsK, which translates to MASSTSGKGSQRAAGTAKGRTGRTAAPAKKTAPARKPPAKKVGAARRAPVKKVPAKPAPSPTGGVVRLVRACWLGLAHGVGAVFRGVGQGARNLDPAHRKDGLALLLLALALIVAAGTWSNLSGPVGDLVTMLVTGAFGRLDLLVPILLGVMAVRFIRHPEQTDANGRIGIGLSALVIGVLGLVHIGCGAPGRDEGTTAMQNAGGLIGWAASKPLIFTMGAPLAVPMLVLLTVFGLLVVTATPVNAIPQRLRRLGIRLGIIAPNEYDEDYGDAEQPADRHDAERWRARAGAEEPAGPLDPADAAEEAALARRRRPRRSAPRTGMDAVDVAAAAAAALDGVVYGGMPPSPLVADLTQGISPDPEGAELTTPVPPARGARPAVLPDPAPAPRPAAPEPAAAAASVPAAVPASAERPHDTTAAASGTLSVPDLTKASPEPRSLSPRSEQLQLRGDITYVKPRLDLLERGGPGKTRSAANDAVVASLTNVFMEFKVDASVTGFTRGPTVTRYEVTLGAAVKVERITALAKNIAYAVASPDVRIISPIPGKSAVGIEIPNTDREMVNLGDVLRLADAAEDDHPMLVALGKDVEGGYVMANLAKMPHVLVAGATGSGKSSCINCLITSVMIRATPEEVKMVLVDPKRVELTAYEGIPHLITPIITNPKRAAEALQWVVREMDLRYDDLAAFGYRHIDDFNQAIRDGKIKLPPGSERELTPYPYLLVIVDELADLMMVAPRDVEDSIVRITQLARAAGIHLVLATQRPSVDVVTGLIKANVPSRLAFATSSLADSRVILDQPGAEKLIGKGDGLFLPMGANKPVRLQGAFVTEEEISGVVQHCKEQMTPVFRDDVTVGQKQKKEIDEEIGDDLDLLCQAAELVVSTQFGSTSMLQRKLRVGFAKAGRLMDLMESRGIVGPSEGSKARDVMVKPDELDEVLAVIRGESHP; encoded by the coding sequence ACGTCCGGCAAGGGTTCCCAGCGCGCCGCGGGCACCGCGAAGGGCCGCACCGGCCGTACGGCGGCCCCGGCGAAGAAGACCGCTCCCGCGCGCAAGCCGCCCGCGAAGAAGGTCGGGGCGGCCCGCCGCGCCCCGGTCAAGAAGGTGCCGGCCAAGCCCGCGCCGTCCCCGACCGGGGGCGTGGTGCGGCTGGTGCGCGCCTGTTGGCTCGGCCTCGCCCACGGGGTCGGCGCCGTCTTCCGCGGTGTCGGCCAGGGCGCCAGGAACCTCGACCCCGCGCACCGCAAGGACGGCCTCGCGCTGCTGCTCCTCGCCCTCGCGCTGATCGTCGCCGCCGGAACCTGGTCGAACCTGAGCGGTCCCGTCGGCGATCTGGTCACGATGTTGGTCACCGGTGCCTTCGGGCGACTGGATCTGCTCGTACCGATCCTGCTCGGCGTGATGGCCGTGCGGTTCATCCGGCACCCCGAGCAGACCGACGCCAACGGCCGCATCGGCATCGGCCTGTCCGCGCTCGTGATCGGCGTCCTGGGCCTGGTCCACATCGGCTGCGGGGCACCCGGCCGCGACGAGGGCACCACCGCGATGCAGAACGCGGGCGGGCTCATCGGATGGGCCGCCTCCAAGCCGCTGATCTTCACCATGGGCGCGCCGCTGGCCGTGCCCATGCTGGTGCTGCTCACCGTCTTCGGCCTGCTGGTGGTCACGGCCACGCCGGTCAACGCGATCCCGCAGCGGCTGCGGCGGCTCGGGATCCGGCTCGGGATCATCGCGCCGAACGAGTACGACGAGGACTACGGGGACGCGGAGCAGCCCGCCGACCGGCACGACGCCGAGCGCTGGCGGGCCCGCGCCGGGGCGGAGGAGCCCGCCGGGCCGCTGGATCCCGCCGACGCCGCCGAGGAGGCCGCGCTGGCCCGGCGCCGCAGGCCGAGGCGGTCCGCGCCCAGGACCGGCATGGACGCCGTCGACGTGGCGGCCGCGGCGGCCGCCGCACTGGACGGGGTGGTCTACGGCGGAATGCCTCCGTCCCCGCTGGTCGCGGACCTCACCCAGGGGATCTCCCCCGACCCCGAGGGCGCGGAGCTCACCACTCCCGTGCCGCCCGCGCGCGGTGCGCGGCCCGCCGTCCTCCCGGACCCCGCACCCGCCCCGAGGCCCGCGGCGCCCGAGCCCGCCGCGGCGGCCGCGTCCGTTCCGGCGGCCGTGCCCGCGTCCGCCGAGCGCCCGCACGACACCACCGCCGCGGCCTCCGGGACCCTGTCGGTACCGGACCTGACGAAGGCGTCGCCGGAACCCCGATCGCTGTCGCCGCGCTCCGAGCAGCTCCAGCTGCGCGGCGACATCACGTACGTCAAACCCCGGCTGGACCTGCTGGAGCGCGGCGGTCCCGGCAAGACCCGCAGCGCCGCCAACGACGCGGTCGTCGCCTCGCTGACCAACGTCTTCATGGAGTTCAAGGTCGACGCGTCCGTCACCGGTTTCACCCGGGGCCCGACGGTCACCCGCTACGAGGTGACGCTGGGCGCGGCCGTGAAGGTCGAGCGGATCACGGCGCTGGCCAAGAACATCGCCTACGCCGTCGCCTCGCCGGACGTACGGATCATCAGCCCCATCCCGGGCAAGTCGGCGGTCGGCATCGAGATCCCGAACACCGACCGCGAGATGGTCAACCTCGGCGACGTGCTGCGCCTCGCGGACGCCGCCGAGGACGACCACCCGATGCTGGTGGCGCTCGGCAAGGACGTCGAGGGCGGCTACGTCATGGCCAACCTCGCCAAGATGCCGCACGTGCTGGTCGCCGGCGCCACCGGCTCCGGCAAGTCCTCCTGCATCAACTGCCTGATCACCTCGGTGATGATCCGGGCCACCCCGGAGGAGGTGAAGATGGTGCTGGTCGACCCCAAGCGGGTGGAGCTGACCGCGTACGAGGGCATCCCGCACCTGATCACGCCGATCATCACCAACCCCAAGCGGGCCGCCGAGGCCCTGCAGTGGGTCGTACGCGAGATGGACCTGCGCTACGACGACCTCGCGGCCTTCGGGTACCGGCACATCGACGACTTCAACCAGGCCATCCGCGACGGCAAGATCAAACTGCCGCCGGGCAGCGAACGTGAGCTCACCCCGTACCCGTATCTGCTGGTGATCGTGGACGAGCTCGCCGACCTGATGATGGTCGCGCCGCGCGACGTCGAGGACTCGATCGTCCGCATCACCCAGTTGGCCCGAGCGGCCGGCATCCATCTGGTGCTCGCCACCCAGCGGCCCTCGGTGGACGTGGTCACCGGCCTGATCAAGGCGAACGTGCCCTCGCGGCTCGCCTTCGCCACCTCCTCGCTCGCGGACAGCCGGGTCATCCTGGACCAGCCCGGTGCCGAGAAGCTGATCGGCAAGGGTGACGGACTGTTCCTGCCGATGGGCGCGAACAAGCCGGTCCGTCTCCAGGGGGCCTTCGTCACCGAGGAGGAGATCTCCGGGGTGGTCCAACACTGCAAGGAGCAGATGACCCCCGTCTTCCGCGACGACGTCACGGTCGGGCAGAAGCAGAAGAAGGAGATCGACGAGGAGATCGGCGACGACCTGGACCTCCTGTGCCAGGCGGCGGAGCTGGTCGTCTCCACCCAGTTCGGCTCCACCTCGATGCTCCAGCGCAAGCTGCGGGTCGGTTTCGCCAAGGCCGGACGGCTCATGGACCTGATGGAATCGCGCGGGATCGTCGGCCCCAGCGAGGGGTCGAAGGCCCGCGACGTGATGGTGAAACCGGACGAGCTGGACGAGGTCCTGGCCGTCATCCGAGGCGAGTCCCACCCGTAA
- a CDS encoding RodZ domain-containing protein, translating into MSIGNANSPEEERPSTDDRSEDRIVERPVEGPSIGTALKKARIVAGLTVDEVSSTTRVRIPIVHAIEEDDFTRCGGDVYARGHIRTLARAVGLDPEPLVDAYDAAHGGRPAPTPAAPMFEAERIRPERQRPNWTAAMVAAIVAVIGFVGFTAFSGGDEKGKRPVAEGTASPKPAPKQAGKPAASPSQSPKAPKPEPSDSAIAAAPKDLVTVVLTADSGESWISAKDHNGRLLFDGTLAQGESKTFTDKESIDLVLGDAGAVHLFVNGKEIKDTFQAGQVERLTYTKDDPRQGQAQAG; encoded by the coding sequence GTGTCCATCGGCAACGCCAACTCCCCCGAAGAAGAGCGGCCTTCGACCGACGACCGGTCCGAGGACCGCATCGTCGAACGTCCCGTCGAAGGACCGTCCATCGGGACGGCCCTCAAGAAGGCCCGGATCGTCGCCGGGCTCACTGTCGACGAGGTCAGTTCCACCACCCGCGTGCGCATCCCGATCGTGCACGCGATCGAAGAAGACGATTTCACGCGGTGCGGCGGCGACGTCTACGCCCGCGGTCACATCCGTACCCTCGCCCGTGCCGTGGGCCTCGATCCGGAACCCCTGGTCGACGCGTACGACGCGGCTCACGGCGGCCGGCCGGCACCCACCCCCGCCGCGCCGATGTTCGAAGCCGAGCGGATCCGTCCCGAACGGCAGCGGCCCAACTGGACCGCCGCCATGGTCGCCGCCATCGTCGCCGTGATCGGCTTCGTGGGCTTCACCGCCTTCAGCGGTGGCGACGAGAAGGGCAAGCGACCCGTCGCGGAGGGAACCGCCTCCCCGAAGCCCGCTCCCAAGCAGGCCGGGAAGCCGGCCGCCTCGCCGTCGCAGAGCCCGAAGGCCCCCAAGCCGGAGCCCTCGGACAGCGCCATCGCGGCCGCGCCCAAGGACCTCGTCACGGTGGTCCTGACGGCCGACAGCGGCGAGAGCTGGATCTCGGCGAAGGACCACAACGGCCGACTCCTGTTCGACGGCACTCTCGCGCAGGGTGAGTCGAAGACCTTCACGGACAAGGAGTCCATCGACCTCGTACTCGGCGACGCCGGGGCCGTGCACCTCTTCGTGAACGGCAAGGAGATCAAGGACACCTTCCAGGCGGGTCAAGTGGAACGTCTCACCTACACCAAGGACGACCCGCGCCAGGGCCAGGCCCAAGCGGGCTGA
- the rimO gene encoding 30S ribosomal protein S12 methylthiotransferase RimO: MPERRTVALVTLGCARNEVDSEELAGRLAADGWELVEDAADADVAVVNTCGFVEAAKKDSVDALLEANDLKDHGKTQAVVAVGCMAERYGKELAEALPEADGVLGFDDYADISDRLQTILNGGIHASHTPRDRRKLLPISPAARQDAEVALPGHAQEPVAEAPADLPDGLAPASGPRAPLRRRLDKSPVASVKLASGCDRRCSFCAIPSFRGSFISRRPSDVLGETRWLAEQGVKEIMLVSENNTSYGKDLGDIRLLETLLPELAEVEGIERVRVSYLQPAEMRPGLIDVLTSTPKVVPYFDLSFQHSAPDVLRSMRRFGDTDRFLELLDTIRSKAPQAGVRSNFIVGFPGEKESDFKELERFLTHARLDAIGVFGYSDEDGTEAVTYDGKLDEDTIAERLAHMQRLAEELTSQRAEERIGETLEVLVESVESVDEDGEGAYGRAAHQAPETDGQVVFTDGTGLVPGRIVTAKVVGTLGVDLVAEPLGLDLEEAAG, encoded by the coding sequence ATGCCCGAACGCCGTACCGTCGCCCTTGTCACTCTTGGCTGCGCCCGTAACGAGGTGGACTCGGAGGAGCTCGCAGGCCGCTTGGCGGCGGATGGCTGGGAGCTCGTCGAGGACGCCGCCGACGCGGACGTCGCCGTCGTCAACACCTGCGGCTTCGTCGAAGCCGCAAAGAAGGATTCCGTAGACGCCCTGCTGGAAGCCAACGATCTCAAGGATCACGGCAAGACCCAGGCCGTCGTCGCCGTCGGCTGTATGGCCGAGCGCTACGGCAAGGAACTCGCCGAAGCGCTCCCCGAGGCCGACGGCGTGCTCGGATTCGACGACTACGCCGACATCTCCGACCGCCTCCAGACCATCCTCAACGGCGGCATCCACGCCTCCCACACCCCCCGCGACCGGCGCAAGCTGCTGCCGATCAGCCCCGCGGCCCGCCAGGACGCGGAGGTGGCCCTGCCCGGCCACGCGCAGGAGCCGGTCGCCGAGGCGCCCGCCGACCTGCCCGACGGGCTCGCGCCCGCCTCCGGGCCGCGCGCGCCCCTGCGCCGCCGCCTGGACAAGAGCCCCGTCGCCTCCGTCAAGCTGGCCTCCGGCTGCGACCGGCGCTGCTCCTTCTGCGCCATCCCGTCCTTCCGCGGCTCCTTCATCTCGCGCCGTCCCAGCGACGTGCTGGGCGAGACCCGCTGGCTCGCGGAACAGGGCGTCAAGGAGATCATGCTGGTCTCCGAGAACAACACCTCGTACGGCAAGGACCTGGGCGACATCCGCCTGCTGGAGACCCTGCTGCCGGAGCTGGCCGAGGTGGAGGGCATCGAGCGCGTCCGCGTCAGCTACCTCCAGCCCGCCGAGATGCGGCCCGGGCTGATCGACGTGCTGACCTCGACCCCCAAGGTCGTCCCGTACTTCGACCTGTCCTTCCAGCACTCGGCCCCCGACGTGCTGCGCTCCATGCGCCGCTTCGGTGACACCGACCGGTTCCTGGAACTGCTCGACACCATCCGCTCCAAGGCCCCGCAGGCCGGCGTCCGGTCCAACTTCATCGTCGGGTTCCCCGGCGAGAAGGAGTCGGACTTCAAGGAGCTGGAGCGTTTCCTCACCCACGCGAGGCTCGACGCCATCGGCGTCTTCGGCTACTCGGACGAGGACGGCACCGAAGCCGTCACCTACGACGGCAAGCTGGACGAGGACACCATCGCGGAGCGGCTCGCGCACATGCAGCGGCTGGCCGAGGAGCTCACCTCGCAGCGCGCGGAGGAGCGGATCGGCGAGACCCTGGAGGTCCTCGTGGAGTCCGTCGAGTCCGTGGACGAGGACGGCGAGGGCGCCTACGGGCGCGCCGCCCACCAGGCCCCCGAAACGGACGGCCAGGTGGTCTTCACGGACGGCACGGGTCTGGTCCCCGGGCGTATCGTCACGGCAAAGGTGGTCGGCACCCTCGGTGTCGACCTGGTCGCGGAGCCCTTGGGCCTGGATCTTGAGGAGGCGGCCGGATGA
- the pgsA gene encoding CDP-diacylglycerol--glycerol-3-phosphate 3-phosphatidyltransferase, with protein MTGVPASAAGGTGRRPAPGAKVGATAVHEAGLWNIANILTMIRLVLVPGFVLLLLADGGYDPVWRAWAWAAFAVAMITDIFDGHLARTYNLVTDFGKIADPIADKAIMGSALICLSWLGDLPWWVTGVILGRELGITLMRFWVIRYGVIPASRGGKMKTLAQGTAVGMYVLALTGPLATMRFWVMAVAVVLTVVTGLDYIRQAVVLRRKGLAAELAVERAAR; from the coding sequence ATGACCGGAGTCCCGGCGTCTGCGGCGGGCGGGACCGGCCGCCGGCCGGCACCCGGCGCGAAGGTCGGGGCTACGGCCGTCCATGAGGCGGGCCTGTGGAACATCGCCAACATCCTGACGATGATCCGGCTCGTGCTGGTGCCGGGATTCGTCCTGCTGCTGCTCGCCGACGGGGGATACGACCCCGTCTGGCGGGCGTGGGCGTGGGCGGCGTTCGCCGTGGCCATGATCACGGACATCTTCGACGGGCACCTCGCCCGGACGTACAACCTGGTCACGGATTTCGGGAAGATCGCCGACCCCATCGCCGACAAGGCGATCATGGGGTCGGCGCTGATCTGTCTCTCCTGGCTCGGTGACCTGCCCTGGTGGGTCACCGGGGTCATCCTCGGGAGGGAACTCGGGATCACGCTGATGCGCTTCTGGGTGATCCGCTACGGGGTCATCCCGGCGAGCCGGGGCGGCAAGATGAAGACCCTCGCGCAGGGGACGGCCGTGGGCATGTACGTCCTCGCGCTGACCGGACCGCTGGCCACGATGCGGTTCTGGGTGATGGCGGTCGCCGTCGTGTTGACCGTGGTCACCGGCCTGGACTACATCCGGCAGGCCGTCGTACTGCGTCGCAAGGGCCTCGCCGCGGAGCTGGCCGTGGAGCGGGCCGCGAGGTGA
- a CDS encoding CinA family protein — protein sequence MAGDVLRLLAESNQTVAVAESLTGGMVAAGITSVPGASKSFRGSVTAYATELKHRILGVDADLLAAEGAVNAQVALEMATGVRRITGASWGIATTGVAGPDPQDGQPVGTVFIAVVGPAGRKTARLWLNGSRTEIRRESARTVLELLSSELRENLRGQDTEQNGGI from the coding sequence ATGGCCGGAGACGTACTGCGACTGCTCGCGGAGAGTAACCAGACGGTCGCCGTCGCGGAGTCCCTCACCGGCGGCATGGTGGCCGCGGGGATCACCTCCGTGCCCGGAGCGTCGAAGTCCTTCCGCGGCTCGGTCACGGCGTACGCGACCGAGCTCAAACACCGGATCCTCGGAGTGGACGCCGATCTGCTGGCCGCCGAGGGCGCCGTGAACGCCCAGGTGGCGCTGGAGATGGCCACCGGCGTCCGACGGATCACGGGGGCGTCGTGGGGGATCGCGACGACCGGGGTGGCCGGTCCGGACCCGCAGGACGGGCAGCCGGTGGGAACGGTTTTCATCGCCGTGGTGGGGCCCGCGGGCAGGAAAACAGCCCGGCTGTGGTTGAACGGCTCCCGTACGGAAATCCGTAGGGAGAGTGCACGGACAGTGCTCGAACTTCTCTCGAGCGAACTCCGCGAGAATCTGCGGGGGCAGGATACGGAACAGAACGGGGGGATTTGA
- a CDS encoding helix-turn-helix domain-containing protein, with translation MILLRRLLGDVLRRQRQRQGRTLREVSSSARVSLGYLSEVERGQKEASSELLSAICDALDVRMSELMREVSDELSLAELAQSAAASEPVPAPVRPMLNSVSVTSVAGTTERVTIKAPVEAVNVVAA, from the coding sequence ATGATTCTGCTCCGTCGCCTGCTGGGTGACGTGCTGCGTCGGCAGCGCCAGCGCCAGGGCCGTACTCTGCGCGAGGTCTCCTCGTCCGCCCGAGTTTCGCTCGGCTATCTCTCCGAGGTGGAGCGGGGGCAGAAGGAGGCATCTTCCGAGCTGCTCTCCGCGATCTGCGACGCGCTTGACGTACGGATGTCCGAGCTGATGCGGGAAGTCAGCGACGAACTGTCGTTGGCAGAGCTTGCGCAGTCGGCCGCGGCAAGCGAACCGGTGCCGGCACCGGTGCGCCCGATGCTCAATTCGGTCTCCGTGACCTCGGTCGCGGGAACCACGGAACGGGTGACCATCAAGGCCCCCGTGGAAGCGGTGAACGTCGTAGCCGCGTGA
- a CDS encoding SDR family NAD(P)-dependent oxidoreductase, whose product MPTASYDLTGRTALITGAASGIGRATAVLLAEAGAAVHCADRDAHGLRETADLVAKAGGRATVHALDVTDRTALRAAVAAAGPLDITAAIAGIMHTSSVLETTDEDLDRVLDINFKGVLRTCQESARAMIAAGRPGSIVTMASGAVDAAQPGLLCYSAAKAAVVQLTKTLATETGPHGIRVNAVAPGWIRTPMTGRHGARAQERTEAMMVRMSPLGRVGEPEDIAQAVLYLASDASSFMTGQILRPNGGVSMPW is encoded by the coding sequence ATGCCCACAGCCTCGTACGACCTCACCGGCCGCACCGCGCTGATCACCGGCGCCGCGAGCGGCATCGGCCGCGCCACCGCCGTGCTCCTCGCCGAGGCCGGCGCGGCCGTGCACTGCGCGGACCGGGACGCGCACGGCCTTCGGGAGACCGCCGACCTGGTCGCCAAGGCCGGCGGACGGGCCACCGTCCACGCACTCGACGTCACGGACCGCACCGCGCTCCGGGCGGCCGTCGCGGCCGCGGGCCCCCTCGACATCACGGCCGCCATCGCCGGGATCATGCACACCAGCAGCGTCCTGGAGACCACCGACGAGGACCTCGACCGGGTCCTCGACATCAACTTCAAGGGTGTCCTGCGCACCTGCCAGGAATCCGCCCGCGCCATGATCGCCGCCGGCCGCCCCGGCTCGATCGTCACCATGGCATCCGGCGCCGTGGACGCCGCCCAGCCCGGTCTGCTCTGCTACAGCGCCGCCAAGGCCGCCGTCGTCCAGCTGACCAAGACCCTGGCCACCGAGACGGGCCCGCACGGCATCCGCGTCAACGCCGTCGCGCCGGGGTGGATCCGCACCCCCATGACCGGCCGCCACGGCGCGCGGGCGCAGGAGCGGACCGAGGCGATGATGGTACGGATGTCCCCGCTCGGCCGGGTCGGCGAGCCCGAGGACATCGCGCAGGCCGTGCTCTACCTCGCCTCGGACGCCTCGTCCTTCATGACGGGCCAGATCCTTCGCCCGAACGGTGGAGTGTCGATGCCCTGGTAG